Proteins encoded together in one Amblyomma americanum isolate KBUSLIRL-KWMA chromosome 1, ASM5285725v1, whole genome shotgun sequence window:
- the LOC144113180 gene encoding uncharacterized protein LOC144113180: MTGHMLLYERLLKKLPKDTEKNIRCNGDGHYVVPSGSSPDSKLYTVYSDIGLCTCRSGQQGAFCKHQALVHKVFGGIFPNAPLLTTEARYNLGKLLLGDNCPGIDFFEGLHETQVLQNAACSKAPTDALDCWDTPSTSTAPTTQYSPPESRETSTAQLMNQELEEDPFEALIQAFQHLKAEVGNDPTCMKHTARLAKKLKSLPSKQSFVTAMINMSAAVCRVSRCRGKISVQPTSISRRRPGLNKGSKCVPPGRPSKKAKRSHSLCRSVEDNVPAAK; the protein is encoded by the exons ATGACTGGGCACATGCTCCTCTATGAGAGGCTTTTAAAGAAGCTGCCAAAAGACACCGAAAAAAACATTAGGTGCAACGGAGATGGGCATTATGTCGTCCCAAGTGGCAGCAGTCCAGATAGCAAGCTTTACACTGTGTACTCTGACATCGGCCTGTGCACCTGCCGCTCTGGTCAGCAGGGCGCATTTTGTAAACACCAGGCACTCGTGCACAAAGTGTTTGGTGGGATCTTCCCAAATGCACCTCTGCTGACTACAGAAGCTCGCTATAACCTTGGAAAGCTTTTGCTCGGAGACAACTGTCCTGGCATTGATTTCTTTGAAGGCCTCCACGAGACACAAGTGCTGCAAAATGCTGCGTGCAGCAAGGCTCCCACCGATGCTCTAGACTGTTGGGACACTCCCTCCACTTCAACAGCTCCAACGACCCAGTACAGTCCTCCAGAAAGTAGGGAAACTTCCACTGCTCAACTAATGAACCAG GAACTAGAGGAGGACCCTTTCGAAGCCCTCATACAAGCCTTTCAACACCTGAAGGCTGAAGTTGGAAATGACCCGACATGCATGAAGCATACAGCCAGACtggcaaaaaaactgaaaagccTTCCAAGCAAGCAAAGCTTTGTCACGGCAATGATAAACATGTCAGCTGCAGTCTGCAGGGTTTCAAGGTGCCGAGGCAAGATAAGTGTGCAGCCAACAAGCATCTCAAGGAGACGACCTGGCCTGAAcaaaggttcaaaatgtgtcccCCCAGGCAGGCCATcaaagaaggccaagcgcagtcACTCGCTGTGCCGCAGTGTGGAGGACAACGTCCCGGCTGCAAAGTGA